GCATGGACCAGCTCCTGCAGAAGCTCGACGACAACGCCGAGTACATGCGCGAGCTGTCGGCGCGGGTCGATCTGCTGGCGACCCGGCAGGGGGTGCCCGCCCTGAGCACCTACAAGCCGGTCGACCAGCCGGCGGCGGACACCGAAGTGCTGCCCGAGGAAGGCCGGTCGATCATGGCCCAGGCCGAACTCGACCGCAGCCGGGGCAACACCGAGCTCGCCCAGGAGGGCTACGAGGAGTTCCTCGCCAACTATGGCGATGCCGAGGCGGCCGACGAGGCCACCTACTGGCTGGGCGACCTGGCCTACGGCGCCGACCGGCACGAGGCCGCGCTGGCCCGCTTCGAGGAACTGCTCGCCAAGTGGCCGCGCAGCCCGCGGGCCCCGGCGGCCCTGTACAAGGGGCGCGCCTGCCTGATGGCCCTCGGGCGCACCAACGAGGCCTGGGAGTGGGGCGGTCGCCTGCTGTCCCAGTTCCCCGAGTCGGACGAGGCCGCGCTGCTGAGCACGGTCGAAGAAGGCAACTGACAAAGGAGTACCCGCAGGTGTCCAAGCATTCCGTCCTGAAGATGGCCCGCGGCCTGTCGACCGTGTTCCGCCCGGTCGAGGTCACCGACATCGACGACACCCACCACGCCTTCATCGTGCGCTACAGCGGGGACTACATCACCCACGCCCACGACAAGGACGAGTTCGTCTACATCCTGGAGGGCAGCCTGGTCGTCGAGATGGAGGGGAGCGAGGTGGAGGTGCGGCAGGGCGAGGCGATCCTGATCCCGGCCGGCACCCGGCACCGCCCGCGCTGCCGGAACTTCGCCCTCGGTCTCGTCGTCGA
The nucleotide sequence above comes from bacterium. Encoded proteins:
- a CDS encoding cupin domain-containing protein, whose translation is MSKHSVLKMARGLSTVFRPVEVTDIDDTHHAFIVRYSGDYITHAHDKDEFVYILEGSLVVEMEGSEVEVRQGEAILIPAGTRHRPRCRNFALGLVVETKGLQKQMDPQV